In one window of Chryseobacterium sp. JV274 DNA:
- a CDS encoding class I lanthipeptide, producing the protein MKKKKIIKLEINKEDILNLSHDESQKILGGGGTVITVDLSQCPGNVCDETERCNTNECTDEDCTYGGCTMNETDDMACITDVTRDCDRTFDFTCERT; encoded by the coding sequence ATGAAAAAGAAAAAAATTATCAAATTAGAGATTAACAAAGAAGACATCCTTAATCTATCACACGATGAATCCCAGAAAATTTTAGGAGGAGGAGGAACGGTAATTACTGTAGATCTTAGTCAGTGTCCGGGAAATGTATGTGATGAGACAGAGCGTTGCAACACAAATGAATGTACAGATGAAGATTGTACATATGGGGGTTGTACAATGAATGAAACAGATGATATGGCTTGTATCACTGATGTTACAAGAGACTGTGACAGAACTTTTGATTTCACTTGTGAAAGAACGTAA
- a CDS encoding exosortase F system-associated membrane protein — protein MKILSWLLVITGICGLIGVRILENTLFYDPFLDYFHEANKNIEFPAFEWGRLIGGHLFRFVLNLLFSCLIIYGFFKNKQWTLQGAVMMVIVFMISLPIYLYCIHDKFEIGYLFSFYMRRFVIQPLIILLIVPMFYYRKQMMKEGR, from the coding sequence ATGAAAATTCTTAGTTGGCTTCTGGTTATCACAGGAATCTGTGGATTGATAGGGGTAAGGATTCTGGAGAATACTCTTTTTTATGATCCTTTCCTTGATTACTTTCATGAGGCGAATAAAAATATTGAATTCCCTGCATTTGAATGGGGAAGACTGATTGGCGGACATTTATTTAGATTTGTTTTAAATCTTTTGTTTTCCTGCCTGATCATTTATGGTTTCTTTAAAAACAAGCAATGGACATTGCAGGGTGCCGTAATGATGGTTATTGTGTTTATGATCTCTCTTCCGATTTACCTGTACTGTATTCATGATAAATTCGAAATTGGATATCTTTTTTCTTTTTATATGAGAAGATTTGTGATCCAGCCATTGATTATACTGCTGATTGTCCCGATGTTTTATTACAGAAAACAGATGATGAAAGAGGGTAGATAA
- a CDS encoding aspartate-semialdehyde dehydrogenase encodes MKVAVVGSTGMVGQVMLKVLEERNFPVTELIPVASERSVGKKVKYKQKEFTIVSMKDAIAAKPDIAIFSAGGSTSLEFAPLFAEAGITVIDNSSAWRMDPDKKLVVPEINADVLTKEDKIIANPNCSTIQLVMVLGPLNKKYDLKRVIVSTYQSVTGTGKAAVDQLNGEISGDDSIEKVYPYQIFKNALPHCDVFSDDDYTKEEIKLMKEPKKILGDDTFNLTATAVRVPVQGGHSESVNIEFENEFELDEVRKILSETPGVIVMDDVKNNHYPMPLYSEGKDEVFVGRIRRDLSQPKTLNLWIVADNLRKGAATNAVQIAEYLVANNLV; translated from the coding sequence ATGAAAGTAGCTGTAGTAGGTTCAACAGGAATGGTTGGACAAGTTATGCTTAAAGTTTTGGAGGAGAGAAACTTCCCTGTAACAGAATTAATCCCGGTAGCATCCGAAAGATCTGTAGGCAAGAAGGTGAAGTATAAACAGAAGGAATTTACCATCGTAAGCATGAAGGACGCTATAGCTGCCAAACCGGATATTGCAATCTTCTCTGCGGGTGGTTCTACCTCTCTTGAATTCGCTCCTTTATTTGCAGAAGCAGGAATCACAGTAATTGATAATTCTTCAGCATGGAGAATGGACCCTGATAAAAAATTGGTCGTTCCTGAAATCAATGCTGATGTTTTGACAAAAGAAGACAAAATCATTGCAAATCCAAACTGTTCTACCATTCAATTGGTAATGGTTCTAGGACCTTTGAACAAAAAATATGATTTAAAAAGAGTAATTGTTTCTACCTACCAATCTGTAACAGGAACAGGGAAAGCTGCTGTAGACCAATTAAACGGTGAAATCAGCGGAGATGATTCTATCGAAAAAGTATATCCTTATCAGATATTCAAAAATGCATTGCCACACTGTGATGTATTTTCTGATGATGACTACACGAAAGAAGAGATCAAACTGATGAAGGAACCTAAGAAGATCTTAGGAGATGATACCTTCAATTTGACAGCAACCGCTGTAAGAGTTCCGGTTCAGGGAGGACATTCTGAAAGTGTAAATATTGAATTCGAAAATGAATTTGAACTGGATGAAGTAAGAAAAATTTTATCCGAAACTCCTGGTGTTATTGTAATGGATGATGTGAAAAACAACCACTACCCGATGCCTTTATATTCGGAAGGAAAAGATGAAGTCTTCGTAGGAAGAATCAGAAGAGATCTGTCACAGCCCAAAACACTCAACCTCTGGATCGTAGCTGACAATCTGAGGAAAGGAGCAGCAACAAACGCTGTACAAATTGCAGAATACCTTGTAGCAAACAACTTAGTATAA
- a CDS encoding lanthionine synthetase LanC family protein → MVENLIKEITNIKSKIDQLYLHKQSYLPGVLHELGGICLFYFYYGKIFNDPISSDKGNILVDHILEGIKDSIKYKNYRFSTGASGLGWLLKFLHKEDFIDFEVEDALSDLDEYIYHYAIEEINKDNYDFLHGAIGALYYFTEGANTTNGYIEDITSKLASGTKTTIYNKPYWASFNVSEGKRYDETLNFGLSHGQPAIVSVLAKVYELNSSSELKILLNDATSAMLDFKFKTKKNSLFPTMTSAVEDIEKNMSRGARLGWCYGDLGMGISLWDVGQMIQNEDFKKVALDCINFSASKRDLNLNSIKDAAVCHGAAGVMHIFNKFSYLNGEADYSEAIEYWKNITIEMIHSEEEKYASGHCAWHNERGYYNDFGFLQGLSGVGLSLLSLIDPDIKWGDVLLM, encoded by the coding sequence ATGGTGGAGAATTTGATAAAAGAAATAACAAATATAAAAAGTAAAATAGATCAATTATATCTGCATAAGCAATCATATCTTCCCGGAGTATTACACGAGCTAGGAGGTATTTGTCTTTTTTATTTTTATTATGGAAAAATTTTTAATGATCCTATAAGTTCAGACAAAGGAAATATATTAGTTGATCATATTTTGGAAGGTATTAAAGATAGTATAAAATATAAAAATTATAGATTCAGTACAGGAGCTTCAGGTTTGGGCTGGTTATTAAAATTTCTTCATAAAGAAGATTTTATTGATTTTGAAGTAGAAGACGCATTGTCCGATTTGGACGAATATATTTATCATTATGCAATTGAAGAAATAAATAAGGATAATTATGATTTTTTACATGGGGCTATTGGAGCATTATACTATTTTACGGAAGGTGCTAATACTACAAACGGATATATAGAAGATATAACTTCCAAATTGGCTTCTGGTACTAAAACTACAATATATAATAAACCTTATTGGGCTTCTTTTAATGTAAGCGAAGGTAAAAGATACGATGAGACACTCAATTTCGGACTTTCACATGGGCAGCCGGCTATAGTATCTGTTTTAGCGAAGGTTTATGAGTTGAATTCCAGTAGTGAATTAAAGATATTGCTGAACGATGCAACCTCTGCAATGCTGGATTTTAAATTTAAAACAAAGAAAAATTCTCTTTTTCCTACGATGACATCTGCGGTTGAAGATATAGAAAAAAATATGAGCAGGGGTGCCCGGCTGGGATGGTGTTATGGAGATTTAGGAATGGGTATTTCATTGTGGGATGTTGGGCAAATGATTCAAAATGAAGATTTTAAGAAGGTAGCTTTAGATTGTATTAATTTTTCGGCATCTAAAAGAGATCTTAATCTCAATAGTATTAAAGATGCTGCAGTTTGTCATGGAGCAGCAGGTGTAATGCATATTTTTAATAAGTTTTCTTATCTTAATGGAGAAGCGGATTATTCTGAAGCAATAGAATATTGGAAGAATATAACTATCGAAATGATTCATTCTGAAGAAGAAAAATATGCAAGTGGGCATTGTGCATGGCATAATGAGCGAGGGTATTATAACGATTTTGGGTTTTTACAAGGGCTTAGTGGTGTCGGGTTATCTTTACTTTCTTTAATAGATCCTGATATTAAATGGGGCGATGTGTTATTAATGTAA
- a CDS encoding peptidase domain-containing ABC transporter encodes MKKFPFYRQPDAKDCGPTCLRIISKYYGKLVDLQYIRMLSETTRIGSSLLNLSNAAEKIGFKTNGVKINFDLLSRAIPLPCVVHWDKKHFVVVYEIKKKSRDYLIYVSDPAHGLVNYKKDEFIKHWIGNNADETLKEGIALVVETTPAFYNKEWDDEKKLNLRFLSRYAIKYKSLIIQLAVGLLAGSLLSLILPFLTQSIVDVGIQNKDINFIYLVLIAQFMLYLGRMGIDVVRSWILLHLSTRINISLVSDFFIKLMKLPISFFDTRMTGDIMQRIGDHSRIEQLLTGSALSTLFSIVNFFVYSIILLFYDYRLFLVFLVGATFYSMWILFFLKKRKDLDYKNFSQVSQTQSKVIELINGMQEIKMQNAEKKKRWAWESLQVKIFRLRIESLALDQWQSIGGGFINQIKDMVISFLSAKLVIDGNITLGMMMSIQYIIGQLNGPIGQVIGFIKQLQDASISLERLNEIHEKDEEETAGSQYIPEISGGDLLVHNLSFRYTGSNQNIFENLNLVIPYQKTTAIVGVSGSGKTTLIKLLLKFYEPTKGEVKLGNQNFKNISPVMWRDHVGVVMQDGYIFNDTIADNIAVGDDDIDKSRLRHAVHVANIKEFIEGLPLTYNTKIGNEGMGISGGQKQRLFIARAVYKSPEYIFFDEATSALDANNERTIIDNLEQFFKGRTAVIVAHRLSTVKHADKIIVLDQGKVIEEGTHMELVGLKGAYYQLVKNQLELGN; translated from the coding sequence GTGAAAAAATTCCCTTTTTATCGCCAGCCCGACGCTAAGGATTGTGGTCCAACATGCTTACGTATTATTAGTAAATATTATGGTAAGTTGGTTGACTTACAGTATATAAGAATGCTTTCCGAAACAACAAGAATAGGGAGCAGTTTATTAAATTTAAGTAATGCTGCGGAAAAGATTGGATTTAAAACGAATGGTGTAAAAATAAATTTTGATCTTCTTTCAAGGGCTATCCCTTTACCCTGTGTTGTTCATTGGGATAAAAAACATTTTGTAGTAGTATATGAAATTAAGAAGAAATCGAGAGATTATTTGATCTATGTATCTGATCCAGCTCATGGACTTGTCAACTATAAGAAAGATGAATTTATAAAACACTGGATCGGAAATAATGCCGATGAAACCTTAAAAGAGGGTATTGCTTTGGTTGTAGAAACTACTCCAGCCTTTTATAATAAAGAATGGGATGATGAAAAAAAACTTAATCTAAGATTTCTTAGCCGCTATGCAATTAAATATAAATCACTAATTATTCAGTTGGCGGTAGGTCTGCTTGCAGGAAGTTTGCTTTCTCTGATCCTTCCTTTTCTTACGCAAAGCATTGTGGATGTAGGGATTCAGAATAAAGATATTAATTTTATTTACCTCGTACTGATTGCTCAGTTTATGTTGTATCTCGGAAGGATGGGAATTGATGTTGTCAGAAGCTGGATTTTACTCCATCTGAGTACGCGAATTAATATTTCATTAGTTTCAGATTTTTTTATTAAACTAATGAAATTGCCTATCAGTTTTTTCGATACCCGAATGACAGGAGATATTATGCAGAGGATTGGAGATCACTCAAGAATAGAGCAGTTGCTTACAGGTTCAGCATTGAGTACATTGTTTTCCATTGTTAATTTTTTTGTTTACAGTATTATTTTATTGTTTTATGATTATAGATTGTTTCTAGTATTTTTAGTGGGGGCTACATTTTATTCGATGTGGATTCTTTTTTTCCTAAAAAAGCGAAAAGATCTGGATTATAAAAATTTCTCTCAAGTATCTCAGACCCAAAGTAAGGTAATTGAGTTGATTAATGGTATGCAGGAAATTAAAATGCAAAATGCCGAAAAGAAAAAGAGATGGGCCTGGGAGTCATTACAGGTAAAAATATTTAGGTTAAGAATAGAGAGTCTTGCTTTGGATCAGTGGCAGTCTATTGGTGGTGGATTTATCAATCAGATAAAAGATATGGTCATTAGTTTTCTTTCAGCAAAATTGGTCATTGACGGTAATATTACATTGGGAATGATGATGTCTATACAGTACATCATAGGTCAGTTAAATGGCCCGATAGGACAGGTTATAGGCTTTATTAAGCAATTACAGGATGCCAGTATTTCATTAGAAAGACTTAATGAAATCCATGAGAAAGATGAAGAAGAAACTGCGGGATCCCAATATATTCCGGAAATATCTGGAGGAGATCTGCTTGTACATAATCTAAGTTTTAGATATACAGGATCAAATCAGAATATTTTTGAGAATCTGAATCTGGTAATTCCCTATCAGAAAACAACAGCAATCGTTGGTGTTAGTGGTAGTGGTAAGACCACCCTGATTAAGTTATTATTGAAGTTTTATGAGCCTACAAAAGGAGAGGTTAAGCTTGGAAATCAAAACTTTAAAAATATTTCTCCGGTAATGTGGCGGGATCATGTGGGTGTTGTTATGCAGGACGGTTACATTTTTAATGATACGATTGCAGATAATATTGCAGTAGGGGATGATGATATTGATAAATCCAGATTAAGACATGCGGTGCATGTTGCCAATATTAAAGAATTTATAGAAGGTCTTCCATTGACTTATAATACTAAGATCGGTAATGAGGGTATGGGTATAAGCGGTGGTCAGAAACAGCGCTTATTTATTGCGCGGGCTGTCTATAAATCTCCGGAATATATATTCTTTGATGAAGCGACCAGTGCTTTAGATGCAAATAATGAAAGAACGATAATTGATAATCTTGAACAATTTTTTAAAGGTCGTACAGCTGTCATTGTTGCGCACCGCTTATCAACAGTGAAACATGCAGATAAAATTATTGTTCTTGATCAGGGGAAAGTTATAGAAGAAGGTACTCATATGGAATTAGTTGGTTTAAAAGGGGCTTACTATCAACTTGTTAAAAATCAATTGGAGCTTGGAAACTAG
- a CDS encoding lantibiotic dehydratase, with amino-acid sequence MYESNFYAVRKPLLSLKNLFEFYKFSETNDDKEILNYLIKEFSENYQLNEALYLASDVLYNETLKYAATPENFSDKDKKKLLHSLAKYYIRSASRCTPFGLFANFSQGTYKEQGEGKEISGSLQYFPRLDMEVQYQIGDYISKLEGVQEFLTYRVNNSLYKAGGTYRYVEYRLKKMNLTHHLVSLEPDEVLSYIIKISRSGISYTLLVEKLLNKYDVSKEELANYINELILNKVLTSNLDINISGKDYFDILLEFLKNLHENRINDKISKIRNLLLKVKDLLLQVNSSRSNIELYKQIHEHVTTVLPGIPEKNLIQLDVIDLKDDQTFTIDTKKELKGLINIVSKFSTPPSQNSWFEVFKRAFKERYEDRKVKLAEVLDGELGIGYKSAKSMRDFYDNGKKNDNNKLTTFVLHKYHEYLKHNKDQITINTTDIKTHFNDAVPADLPHINFFLKIYPRKDENLIHIASLSSSLANNLMGRFCSSHDNVYNNLSTLIHEHEELDKNYIYAEIIHLPQARSGNVIARPHFGEYEIPYLSNSVLPEKQKINVDDLYIQVINNELFLFSEKLKKPIKPRLSNAHNFSKNGLPIYHFLCDMQYQSNPYIKVWDWGIIDSVEESFPRVMYGNYVLEPKKWIIRNEKFIGLKKCKNLIDFNNKFEVIRKGLSIHDLVIFKEGDNTICLDISTSLGMDMLWKIIDKKDKYITLYESLWEQTNEHASTVYHKEIIVPFINKDKKYPTIRTSVERRLNNKDAYNDNVFIPGSHWIYLKIYVDFKFINKILLQLADCIESKFVKKGIVEKWFFIRYSDPKQHLRLRLYVNDLEFLSLIMKACNSILTPLVRKGYVSNIVQDTYARELGRYGGKNIIDSETLFYYDSSLICKIYKWKNNISYQDLFLVGYYLTEHYLNLSDLNDEVRLHFLEKQFNYYAKEFEYTKDKMMRNTLHEEQRRIKDIVIAEKLSADVIKLINQSNLKQVIDQVKKNVENDYLNVLSSYIHMSMNRLFTEKQRFNEFKIYFFLLKKYQSIKARKSVEV; translated from the coding sequence ATGTACGAGAGTAATTTTTATGCGGTAAGGAAACCTCTTCTGTCTTTAAAAAATCTTTTTGAATTTTATAAATTTTCTGAAACTAATGATGATAAAGAGATTCTGAATTATCTTATTAAAGAATTTTCTGAAAACTATCAATTAAATGAGGCATTATATCTGGCATCTGATGTTCTATATAATGAGACCCTGAAATATGCTGCAACGCCCGAGAACTTCTCAGATAAGGACAAGAAAAAATTGCTTCATTCTTTAGCTAAATATTATATAAGGTCAGCAAGTCGCTGCACACCATTTGGTTTATTTGCTAATTTTAGCCAAGGTACCTATAAAGAACAGGGAGAAGGTAAAGAAATATCAGGTTCATTACAATATTTCCCACGTTTAGACATGGAGGTGCAATATCAAATAGGAGATTATATTTCGAAACTTGAAGGCGTACAGGAGTTCTTAACCTACAGAGTAAACAATAGTTTATATAAAGCAGGAGGAACATACAGGTATGTGGAATACAGATTAAAAAAAATGAATCTCACCCATCATCTTGTATCGTTGGAACCTGATGAAGTATTGTCTTATATTATTAAGATCTCCCGATCTGGTATAAGTTATACTTTATTGGTTGAGAAATTATTAAATAAATATGATGTTTCAAAAGAAGAATTGGCTAACTATATTAATGAGTTAATTCTTAATAAAGTTTTAACAAGTAATCTGGATATCAATATTTCAGGGAAAGATTATTTTGATATCCTGTTAGAGTTTCTGAAAAACCTACATGAAAATCGGATCAACGATAAAATCTCAAAAATCAGAAATCTTTTACTAAAAGTAAAAGATTTATTGCTTCAGGTTAACAGCAGTCGGTCAAACATAGAACTGTATAAACAAATCCATGAACATGTTACTACTGTATTGCCCGGAATACCAGAAAAGAATTTGATACAACTTGATGTTATAGATTTAAAAGATGATCAGACTTTTACTATTGATACAAAGAAAGAATTAAAAGGTTTAATCAATATTGTTTCTAAATTTTCTACACCTCCTTCTCAAAATTCCTGGTTTGAAGTTTTTAAAAGAGCATTCAAAGAACGTTATGAAGATAGAAAGGTTAAATTAGCAGAGGTTTTAGATGGAGAATTGGGGATTGGTTACAAGAGTGCCAAAAGCATGAGGGATTTTTATGATAATGGGAAAAAAAATGATAATAATAAACTGACAACTTTTGTTTTACACAAATACCATGAATATTTAAAACATAATAAAGATCAGATTACTATTAATACAACTGATATAAAAACTCATTTCAATGATGCTGTACCAGCTGATCTCCCACATATTAATTTTTTCTTAAAAATCTATCCCCGCAAGGATGAGAATCTCATTCACATTGCATCTCTATCAAGTTCTTTAGCAAATAATCTTATGGGACGTTTTTGCTCTTCACATGATAATGTTTATAATAACCTAAGTACATTAATTCATGAACATGAAGAACTGGACAAAAATTATATCTATGCTGAGATTATTCATTTACCACAAGCAAGATCTGGGAATGTAATTGCAAGGCCTCATTTTGGAGAGTATGAAATTCCTTATCTGTCTAATTCTGTACTTCCTGAAAAACAAAAAATTAATGTAGATGATCTTTACATTCAGGTGATAAATAATGAACTGTTTTTATTTTCTGAAAAACTAAAAAAGCCTATTAAACCTCGTTTATCCAACGCTCATAACTTTAGTAAGAATGGTCTTCCTATCTATCATTTTTTATGTGATATGCAATATCAGAGTAATCCCTATATTAAAGTATGGGATTGGGGAATCATAGACTCTGTTGAAGAGTCTTTTCCAAGAGTGATGTACGGGAATTATGTATTGGAGCCTAAAAAGTGGATTATAAGAAATGAAAAATTTATAGGATTAAAAAAATGTAAAAATCTCATTGATTTCAATAATAAATTTGAGGTAATCAGAAAAGGATTAAGTATTCATGATTTAGTTATCTTTAAGGAAGGAGATAATACAATTTGCCTGGATATATCAACTTCCTTAGGTATGGATATGCTGTGGAAAATTATTGATAAGAAAGATAAGTATATCACTTTATATGAGAGTTTATGGGAACAGACGAATGAACACGCAAGCACTGTTTATCATAAAGAAATTATAGTACCTTTTATAAATAAGGATAAAAAGTATCCCACTATAAGAACTTCTGTGGAAAGGAGACTGAATAATAAAGATGCTTACAATGACAATGTGTTTATTCCAGGGTCTCATTGGATTTATCTTAAAATTTATGTAGATTTTAAGTTCATCAATAAAATACTTCTCCAGCTTGCGGATTGTATTGAAAGTAAATTTGTTAAAAAAGGAATTGTTGAAAAATGGTTTTTTATAAGATATTCAGATCCCAAGCAGCATTTGAGATTACGCTTGTATGTAAATGATTTAGAGTTTCTTTCTTTAATAATGAAAGCTTGTAATAGTATATTGACACCGTTGGTTAGAAAGGGGTATGTATCTAATATTGTTCAGGATACATATGCCAGAGAGTTAGGAAGATATGGAGGTAAAAATATTATTGATTCTGAAACTCTGTTTTATTATGATTCATCATTGATATGCAAAATATATAAATGGAAGAATAATATAAGCTATCAGGATCTGTTTTTAGTAGGCTATTATCTGACAGAGCACTATCTTAATCTTTCTGATCTCAATGACGAGGTCAGGTTACATTTTCTGGAAAAACAATTTAATTACTATGCAAAAGAGTTCGAGTACACGAAAGATAAGATGATGAGAAATACCTTACATGAAGAGCAGAGAAGGATTAAGGATATTGTAATTGCTGAAAAACTCAGCGCAGATGTAATAAAGCTTATTAACCAATCCAATTTAAAACAGGTTATTGACCAGGTTAAAAAAAATGTTGAAAATGACTATTTAAATGTTTTGTCCAGCTATATTCACATGAGTATGAATCGGTTATTTACAGAAAAGCAACGCTTTAATGAATTTAAAATTTATTTTTTCTTATTAAAAAAATATCAGTCGATTAAAGCACGGAAATCTGTTGAAGTATAA
- a CDS encoding class I lanthipeptide, with translation MKKKKIIKLEINKEDILNLSEKEAYGIVGGGLNTEDQCPESQNVRCTVGCIEPTYDCWDNTVQDTEMCNLSAGGNCESGWCQDTGFQGDCIRT, from the coding sequence ATGAAAAAGAAAAAAATCATCAAATTAGAGATTAACAAAGAAGATATTCTTAATTTATCTGAAAAAGAGGCTTATGGAATTGTGGGGGGTGGTCTGAATACAGAAGATCAATGTCCTGAATCTCAGAATGTGCGTTGCACTGTTGGTTGTATTGAACCCACCTATGATTGTTGGGATAATACGGTTCAAGATACAGAAATGTGTAACTTAAGTGCTGGAGGGAATTGTGAATCCGGATGGTGTCAGGATACAGGTTTTCAAGGAGATTGTATAAGAACCTAA
- a CDS encoding class I lanthipeptide, whose product MRKRIVKLEINKEDILNLSQSESREIIGGGDTLTYDNGDTCQQLTLPDDCNRTEEGCQGYTEGLDSCDGACGVSDDRNCYTGDVFQCNGTRT is encoded by the coding sequence ATGAGAAAAAGAATTGTTAAACTAGAAATTAATAAAGAGGATATTCTTAACCTCTCACAGAGCGAATCTCGAGAAATTATTGGAGGTGGAGATACTTTAACGTACGATAATGGTGATACGTGCCAACAACTAACATTGCCAGATGACTGTAATCGTACAGAAGAAGGCTGTCAGGGGTACACAGAAGGCCTGGATAGTTGTGATGGCGCTTGTGGAGTGAGTGACGATAGAAACTGTTATACAGGAGATGTATTTCAATGTAATGGAACTAGAACCTAA
- the xrtF gene encoding exosortase family protein XrtF: MLKDFKPVLGILLRFIIIYLVLLFAYQFYLNSGKDSGLDSFSRIIANQVAALQNTIGYPTELYDDVKNEQVWFYVKQRYETRMVEGCNAVSVIILFVSFVFAFYKGMKTFVFVGAGLIILYIMNLLRIVGLNIVMTDHKEYGKMFHDFIFPAIIYGTVVVLWLVWIKFFALKHENS, encoded by the coding sequence ATGCTGAAAGACTTTAAACCTGTTTTAGGTATCTTATTGCGTTTCATTATTATTTACCTGGTACTGCTTTTTGCTTATCAGTTCTATCTGAATAGCGGTAAAGATTCCGGGTTGGATTCTTTTTCAAGAATAATTGCCAATCAGGTGGCTGCCCTGCAGAATACCATAGGGTATCCTACGGAACTTTATGATGATGTAAAGAATGAGCAGGTTTGGTTTTATGTAAAACAACGGTATGAGACGAGAATGGTGGAAGGCTGTAATGCTGTTTCTGTTATCATTCTGTTTGTTTCTTTCGTTTTTGCTTTTTATAAAGGAATGAAAACCTTTGTCTTTGTTGGGGCAGGGTTGATTATCCTGTACATCATGAATCTTCTGAGAATTGTAGGATTGAATATCGTCATGACAGATCATAAGGAATACGGTAAAATGTTCCATGATTTTATTTTTCCTGCCATTATTTATGGAACTGTCGTTGTACTTTGGCTGGTCTGGATTAAATTTTTTGCTTTAAAACATGAAAATTCTTAG
- a CDS encoding cation diffusion facilitator family transporter: protein MNTQKNTHKEKIGFQKLIAVFGVILFIGKIIAWKLTNSDAVFSDAMESIVNVISAFMGLYSLHLAAKPKDEDHPYGHGKVEFVTSGIEGALIAIAGVMIIYEGVHSLIVGKTLSKIDLGIWIIAATAIINYLLGYISIKKGERENSLVLVSSGKHLQSDTITTLGVVVSLIIVYFTKIYWLDSAVALSFGLYIIFVGYKIVRKSLSGIMDEQDPEILNQVIRILEGNRQIEWIDVHNMKIQQFGSSLHIDAHITLPWYYDLRDAHSEMEKVIILLAKNMKRSIEFNFHMDDCKPISCPVCQIKDCPVREKDFIKRVEWTPENVTSVDKHTIE, encoded by the coding sequence ATGAACACCCAGAAAAATACCCACAAAGAGAAAATAGGATTCCAAAAACTTATTGCAGTGTTTGGAGTTATCCTTTTTATCGGAAAGATTATTGCCTGGAAACTCACCAATTCCGATGCTGTATTTTCCGACGCCATGGAAAGTATTGTTAATGTCATCAGTGCATTCATGGGACTTTATTCCCTTCACCTTGCGGCCAAGCCTAAGGATGAGGACCATCCATACGGTCACGGAAAAGTAGAATTTGTAACTTCCGGTATTGAAGGAGCTCTTATTGCTATTGCCGGCGTCATGATTATCTACGAGGGAGTTCACAGCCTTATTGTAGGAAAAACTCTGAGCAAAATAGATCTTGGGATATGGATTATTGCTGCCACGGCAATTATCAATTATCTATTGGGATATATTTCTATAAAAAAAGGAGAAAGAGAAAACTCTCTGGTGCTTGTCTCATCTGGAAAACACCTTCAGTCCGATACCATTACCACTCTTGGAGTAGTTGTCAGTTTAATTATTGTTTACTTCACCAAAATTTATTGGCTGGATTCTGCAGTAGCATTAAGCTTTGGGCTTTATATCATCTTTGTAGGCTATAAAATCGTCCGAAAATCTTTAAGTGGTATTATGGATGAGCAGGATCCTGAAATATTAAATCAGGTCATCAGAATTCTTGAAGGAAACAGACAAATAGAATGGATTGATGTACACAATATGAAAATACAGCAATTCGGTTCTTCACTGCATATTGATGCCCATATTACACTTCCCTGGTATTATGACCTTCGTGATGCTCATAGCGAAATGGAAAAGGTAATTATCCTTCTTGCCAAAAACATGAAACGCAGTATTGAGTTCAATTTCCATATGGATGATTGCAAACCGATTTCATGCCCGGTATGCCAGATTAAAGACTGTCCTGTCCGCGAAAAAGATTTTATCAAACGGGTAGAATGGACTCCTGAAAATGTAACGAGTGTAGATAAACATACCATAGAATAG
- a CDS encoding class I lanthipeptide: MRKKKIIKLEINKEDILDLSQDESQKIMGGGGALITVDLSQCPGNACDQTDGCNTNDCTDEDCTYGGCTMNDTDDMACITDITMDCFTQDGSGMCDDRT, encoded by the coding sequence ATGAGAAAGAAAAAAATTATTAAGTTAGAAATTAATAAGGAAGATATTCTGGATCTATCACAAGATGAATCTCAAAAAATTATGGGAGGAGGCGGAGCCTTGATTACCGTAGACCTTAGCCAATGTCCCGGAAATGCATGTGATCAAACAGATGGTTGTAACACCAATGACTGCACAGACGAAGATTGCACCTATGGTGGCTGTACAATGAACGATACAGATGATATGGCCTGCATTACAGATATCACAATGGATTGCTTTACACAAGACGGATCCGGAATGTGTGATGACAGGACATAA